Proteins found in one Cellulomonas palmilytica genomic segment:
- a CDS encoding cation:proton antiporter, translating into MHHVEVFALAAAAVLVAAVCRRRGWPAPLVVVAVALLVSLVPGVPRYEVNPELLLEFVLPPLLYSAALSSSYRDFRASLNSITRLGVGLVIVTALAVAAVFTVLDDVPFAAALVLGAVVAPPDAVAAAAVGRRLGLPRRVMTLLSGESLINDATSLTLYKVALAGVASGAWALGAGLWTFTLAVVAGVGVGLVLGVVVHLVRTHLDDAVVASAIGILTPFAAYWSAEAVHGSGVLAVVAAGLYLGHTSPRAGFATRLFEEPIWSTLDLVLESFTFALIGVQLPWVVRDVVDSDQGFGHGLTVSLVVLAVTMLVRPLYIFSTAWFDNVRLPGSHRPEDDALTSRESAVVSWAGMRGVVTLAAAAAIPATMDGEPFAHRATIQLAAYTVALGTLLLQGTTLPWLIQRLRIGSAQEEVEDAKQEAAMRVATAEAVQEYFEEQRPRLASSMGDERAAEVVEKLSKGWRARATAAAVMLDPATADELGVQAEAARGLGLLGGKAATSAAAGRKLQSMRRRVIAVQREVLMEHRDAGDLDEAVMRRMMRELDLEEESLASSWVTRLRD; encoded by the coding sequence GTGCACCACGTCGAGGTCTTCGCCCTGGCTGCTGCGGCCGTCCTCGTCGCGGCGGTGTGCCGCCGCCGCGGGTGGCCCGCACCGCTCGTCGTCGTGGCCGTCGCCCTGCTGGTCTCGCTCGTGCCGGGCGTCCCGCGCTACGAGGTGAACCCGGAGCTGCTGCTCGAGTTCGTGCTGCCCCCGCTGCTGTACTCCGCGGCCCTCTCGTCGTCGTACCGGGACTTCCGTGCGTCGCTGAACTCGATCACGCGTCTCGGCGTGGGGCTCGTGATCGTGACGGCGCTCGCGGTCGCCGCGGTGTTCACCGTGCTGGACGACGTGCCGTTCGCCGCGGCGCTCGTGCTCGGCGCCGTGGTCGCGCCGCCGGACGCCGTCGCCGCCGCCGCGGTCGGCCGGCGGCTCGGGCTGCCGCGGCGCGTCATGACGCTGCTGTCGGGCGAGAGCCTCATCAACGACGCGACGTCCCTGACGCTCTACAAGGTCGCGCTCGCCGGGGTGGCGAGCGGCGCGTGGGCGCTCGGCGCGGGGCTGTGGACGTTCACGCTCGCGGTGGTCGCGGGCGTGGGCGTGGGGCTCGTGCTCGGGGTCGTCGTGCACCTGGTGCGCACGCACCTCGACGACGCGGTGGTCGCGTCCGCGATCGGGATCCTCACGCCGTTCGCGGCGTACTGGAGCGCGGAGGCCGTGCACGGCTCGGGGGTGCTCGCGGTCGTCGCCGCGGGCCTGTACCTGGGCCACACGTCCCCGCGCGCGGGGTTCGCGACGCGCCTGTTCGAGGAGCCCATCTGGTCGACGCTCGACCTCGTGCTCGAGTCGTTCACGTTCGCGCTGATCGGCGTGCAGCTGCCGTGGGTCGTCCGTGACGTCGTCGACTCCGACCAGGGGTTCGGGCACGGGCTGACGGTCTCGCTCGTCGTGCTCGCCGTGACGATGCTCGTGCGTCCGCTGTACATCTTCTCGACGGCGTGGTTCGACAACGTGCGCCTGCCCGGCTCGCACCGACCCGAGGACGACGCGCTCACGTCGCGCGAGTCCGCGGTCGTCTCGTGGGCGGGCATGCGCGGTGTGGTGACGCTCGCGGCGGCCGCCGCGATCCCGGCGACGATGGACGGCGAGCCGTTCGCGCACCGCGCGACGATCCAGCTCGCCGCGTACACCGTCGCGCTCGGCACCCTGCTGCTGCAGGGGACGACCCTGCCGTGGCTGATTCAGCGCCTGCGCATCGGGTCCGCGCAGGAGGAGGTCGAGGACGCGAAGCAGGAGGCCGCGATGCGCGTCGCGACGGCCGAGGCGGTGCAGGAGTACTTCGAGGAGCAGCGCCCGCGGCTCGCGAGCAGCATGGGCGACGAGCGCGCCGCCGAGGTCGTCGAGAAGCTGTCGAAGGGCTGGCGGGCCCGGGCGACCGCCGCGGCCGTGATGCTCGACCCCGCGACCGCCGACGAGCTCGGCGTCCAGGCCGAGGCGGCACGCGGGCTCGGGCTGCTCGGCGGCAAGGCCGCGACGTCCGCCGCCGCGGGTCGCAAGCTCCAGTCGATGCGCCGGCGGGTCATCGCCGTGCAGCGGGAGGTGCTCATGGAGCACCGTGACGCGGGCGATCTCGACGAGGCCGTGATGCGCCGCATGATGCGCGAGCTCGACCTCGAGGAGGAGTCGCTCGCGTCGTCGTGGGTCACGCGGCTGCGGGACTGA
- a CDS encoding tetratricopeptide repeat protein, producing the protein MSTEPDRLRGALAAARDALSRVAGDPGQPLDALASDDDDDARQGLAQLAEQLTHDLATFLERYDAAGRLADARERWSAEGLTATAARLDATLRKDPRRAARPVVEEVLQTLVTVGPAPAELLVDRLREAQREGEPRDPSPDDPVAALDALLRAIEHDAAAEVEHRAADLQKRAYGWSRRGRGGGEAEEDLAVLRAFAFMRLNRNGEAEQVLEDRVRVRPTPRMRAELAATLLWRGEVDEARRHALVDAGDDDADPTGDCTLALGLVAEVEGDLETAARRFAQAFARWPVTRLAYTELVSMRRESGLYWRELASARLAAGLPEEALAACAEAFAQGVRGPESFPDKVVHRVRARALEQVGRRGSQLWCEATLEVAKRGVWRGLGEPTAVEEAIRLLEELIELDPPPPTTGWYLAEALRLRGWFGGMPPGRGEAYEAERVWVATVPTNPPTGPEESWVYWSGANIAEDLAATSPVPADTDPYAVPRVPHEVWDALVRAEKALLLEPSEPSYWATAARLLYGVGLTVAAREARRRALEIGPDNAEARFERLKDLTRSHEPLEALEALAELDDLSPGERLVRAWCRIETDDLDGAEHDLVAVQQTAWFADETSWYVDALWASLHQRRTLAGVDDVPAAREALARLAAREGLTDDAALYRLNARLLLDGVDGLDDDLRLLATHERVDRRAHLVVAEAVRGNDEAALAYAAEMPRLATRPGELEDAHDLWTESAALLGADPATAHAARTLERARALVRDAEVDPPGDDAEQLRLVDEYEDDTGALVALTAVHARRLRERGSLDEAADWYRRLAASPFGPDALRALHDVQRARLAEAVAEGDVGTVRLLHEVLARDDVSPYPTAAMALAEAYDNRGDPEAALDVLRESAQHPDPSTCAQVNLWLAMREAADSPQLALASTRAAEQAVQLVVDPPLAARVSARLAVLLAATNAGEDEVVAHLGHALDALAADPDSAFALEFEVRRSVAWVPGTDRDLLHRAYVRACHEAGKEPVPWGLLAHDEAHGGTGPPGLLD; encoded by the coding sequence ATGAGCACCGAGCCGGACCGCCTCCGGGGCGCGCTGGCGGCCGCCCGCGACGCCCTGTCCCGGGTCGCCGGCGACCCGGGACAGCCGCTGGACGCGCTGGCGTCCGACGACGACGACGACGCCCGCCAGGGGCTCGCCCAGCTCGCGGAGCAGCTCACGCACGACCTGGCCACGTTCCTCGAGCGGTACGACGCCGCGGGCCGGCTCGCCGACGCCCGCGAGCGCTGGTCCGCCGAGGGACTCACGGCCACGGCCGCGCGCCTCGACGCGACGCTGCGCAAGGACCCCCGCCGGGCGGCGCGGCCCGTCGTCGAGGAGGTCCTGCAGACCCTGGTCACCGTGGGGCCGGCACCCGCCGAGCTGCTCGTCGACCGTCTGCGCGAGGCCCAGCGCGAGGGCGAGCCGCGCGACCCGTCGCCCGACGACCCGGTCGCCGCGCTCGACGCGCTCCTGCGGGCGATCGAGCACGACGCGGCGGCCGAGGTCGAGCATCGCGCCGCGGACCTGCAGAAGCGCGCGTACGGGTGGTCGCGGCGCGGCCGGGGCGGCGGCGAGGCGGAGGAGGACCTCGCGGTCCTGCGGGCGTTCGCGTTCATGCGGCTGAACCGCAACGGCGAGGCGGAGCAGGTGCTCGAGGACCGCGTGCGGGTGCGCCCGACCCCGCGCATGCGCGCCGAGCTCGCCGCCACGCTCCTGTGGCGCGGCGAGGTCGACGAGGCACGGCGGCACGCGCTCGTCGACGCGGGGGACGACGACGCGGACCCGACGGGCGACTGCACGCTCGCGCTGGGGCTCGTCGCGGAGGTCGAGGGCGACCTGGAGACCGCCGCCCGGCGGTTCGCGCAGGCGTTCGCGCGGTGGCCGGTGACCCGCCTCGCGTACACCGAGCTCGTCTCGATGCGTCGCGAGAGCGGGCTGTACTGGCGTGAGCTCGCGTCCGCTCGTCTCGCGGCGGGGCTGCCCGAGGAGGCCCTGGCCGCGTGCGCGGAGGCGTTCGCGCAAGGGGTGCGCGGCCCGGAGTCGTTCCCGGACAAGGTGGTGCACCGCGTGCGCGCGCGGGCCCTCGAGCAGGTCGGGCGCCGGGGGTCCCAGCTGTGGTGCGAGGCGACCCTGGAGGTGGCCAAGCGCGGCGTGTGGCGTGGGCTCGGCGAGCCGACCGCCGTCGAGGAGGCCATCAGGCTGCTGGAGGAGCTCATCGAGCTCGATCCCCCGCCGCCGACCACCGGGTGGTACCTCGCGGAGGCGCTGCGGCTGCGCGGTTGGTTCGGCGGCATGCCCCCGGGCCGGGGCGAGGCGTACGAGGCCGAGCGGGTCTGGGTGGCGACGGTGCCGACGAACCCTCCCACGGGCCCCGAGGAGTCGTGGGTCTACTGGAGCGGCGCGAACATCGCCGAGGACCTCGCGGCCACGTCGCCGGTCCCGGCCGACACCGACCCGTACGCGGTCCCGCGCGTGCCGCACGAGGTGTGGGACGCGCTCGTCCGCGCGGAGAAGGCGCTCCTGCTCGAGCCGAGCGAGCCGAGCTACTGGGCCACCGCGGCGCGCCTGCTGTACGGCGTCGGCCTGACGGTCGCCGCCCGCGAGGCGCGCAGACGCGCGCTCGAGATCGGTCCGGACAACGCCGAGGCCAGGTTCGAGCGGCTGAAGGACCTGACGCGCTCGCACGAGCCGCTCGAGGCGCTCGAGGCGCTCGCGGAGCTGGACGACCTCTCGCCCGGCGAGCGCCTGGTGCGTGCGTGGTGCCGCATCGAGACCGACGACCTGGACGGGGCCGAGCACGACCTCGTCGCGGTGCAGCAGACGGCCTGGTTCGCCGACGAGACGAGCTGGTACGTCGACGCGCTCTGGGCGTCGTTGCACCAGCGCCGCACGCTCGCGGGCGTGGACGACGTGCCTGCCGCGCGCGAGGCCCTCGCGCGCCTCGCCGCCCGCGAGGGCCTGACGGACGACGCGGCGCTCTACCGGCTCAACGCGCGACTCCTCCTCGACGGCGTGGACGGCCTGGACGACGACCTGCGGCTGCTCGCGACGCACGAGCGCGTGGACCGGCGTGCGCACCTCGTCGTCGCCGAGGCCGTGCGCGGCAACGACGAGGCGGCGCTCGCCTACGCCGCCGAGATGCCGCGGCTCGCGACCCGGCCCGGCGAGCTCGAGGACGCGCACGACCTGTGGACCGAGAGCGCGGCCCTGCTCGGTGCCGACCCGGCGACCGCGCACGCCGCCCGGACGCTCGAGCGCGCGCGTGCGCTCGTCCGCGACGCCGAGGTCGACCCGCCGGGCGACGATGCCGAGCAGCTGCGGCTCGTCGACGAGTACGAGGACGACACCGGCGCGCTCGTCGCGCTCACCGCCGTGCACGCGCGACGCCTGCGGGAGCGCGGGTCGCTCGACGAGGCCGCCGACTGGTACCGCCGGCTCGCGGCGTCGCCCTTCGGCCCCGACGCGCTGCGCGCCCTGCACGACGTGCAGCGGGCCCGGCTCGCCGAGGCGGTCGCGGAGGGCGACGTCGGCACCGTCCGCCTCCTGCACGAGGTGCTCGCGCGCGACGACGTCTCGCCGTACCCGACCGCCGCGATGGCCCTGGCGGAGGCGTACGACAACCGGGGCGACCCCGAGGCCGCGCTCGACGTGCTCCGCGAGTCCGCCCAGCACCCCGACCCGAGCACGTGCGCGCAGGTGAACCTGTGGCTCGCGATGCGCGAGGCGGCGGACTCCCCGCAGCTCGCGCTGGCGTCGACACGCGCGGCCGAGCAGGCCGTGCAGCTCGTCGTCGACCCGCCGCTCGCCGCGCGGGTGAGCGCACGGCTCGCGGTGCTGCTCGCCGCGACGAACGCGGGAGAGGACGAGGTCGTCGCGCACCTCGGGCACGCGCTCGACGCCCTCGCGGCCGACCCGGACTCGGCGTTCGCGCTGGAGTTCGAGGTCCGGCGCTCGGTCGCGTGGGTCCCGGGCACGGACCGCGACCTGCTGCACCGCGCGTACGTGCGGGCGTGCCACGAGGCCGGCAAGGAGCCCGTCCCGTGGGGCCTGCTCGCGCACGACGAGGCGCACGGCGGGACGGGCCCGCCAGGGCTTCTCGACTAG
- a CDS encoding trypsin-like peptidase domain-containing protein: protein MTDDLADLLAKATVRIDVGGELSGTGFVVAPGKVLTCHHVVKRALDRSAGHDLIEVVLDAGRGVTARPVTRPSVDETNDLALLTLDTSSRQPVVSLGGVPRIDDKLYVYGFPPTKPGGTSGTYHYEGPENGPPRLLRIKAGQVQSGFSGAPVLDLKTGTVVAVVRRSRDVDTDLGGLAVPIDAAFGAFERLRVDNLDARRLDPRWDACLTEVQREMLAGLDAAPATTGRRLLVDVGQQDERWTVTISSPSAQDAWHDQTQVDLNVLRLDVARLFRMLKATNRVSHNLQYPVVGGALAKTLWSTTAQERLRAMLAAGGQSLDIELHFGPGVDEDLLYLPWECLQLPAADGGPGVSLGTHERATLVRTLDTEPGDIAPPPADCRISVFRSPDDEGDQQQRVSRSTEAAATAARVLGQVVATPLDETSTATTTALADVVRSGPHVLHLVLRARVDNMRDVVDLDDRPWSTAVSFDSPELAAFVRDRAGADAPRLVVLQPVRVAESELPADLTVFAQDLLEAGVSAVLAFPLPVDPEAGRAFFTELYGQLARGTSVQVAVQHGRRRLEQARRPWSFPVLVTARPGPIVLRRPGEGRADRDGGR from the coding sequence GTGACCGACGACCTGGCGGACCTGCTCGCCAAGGCGACGGTGCGCATCGACGTCGGCGGCGAGCTGTCGGGGACGGGGTTCGTGGTCGCCCCCGGCAAGGTGCTGACGTGCCACCACGTCGTGAAGCGCGCCCTGGACCGCAGTGCGGGACACGACCTCATCGAGGTCGTCCTCGACGCGGGCCGCGGCGTGACGGCGCGGCCCGTCACGCGTCCCTCGGTCGACGAGACGAACGACCTCGCGTTGCTCACGCTCGACACGTCGAGCCGCCAGCCCGTCGTCTCGCTGGGCGGCGTGCCGCGCATCGACGACAAGCTGTACGTCTACGGCTTCCCGCCCACCAAGCCGGGCGGCACGTCGGGCACGTACCACTACGAGGGCCCGGAGAACGGTCCGCCGCGCCTCCTGCGCATCAAGGCGGGGCAGGTGCAGTCGGGGTTCAGCGGCGCGCCCGTGCTCGACCTGAAGACCGGCACGGTCGTCGCGGTCGTGCGGCGCTCACGGGACGTGGACACCGACCTCGGCGGCCTCGCCGTGCCGATCGACGCGGCGTTCGGGGCGTTCGAGCGGCTGCGGGTCGACAACCTCGACGCACGGCGGCTCGACCCGCGGTGGGACGCGTGCCTCACCGAGGTGCAGCGCGAGATGCTCGCGGGCCTCGACGCGGCGCCCGCCACGACGGGCCGCCGCCTCCTCGTCGACGTCGGGCAGCAGGACGAGCGCTGGACCGTGACGATCTCGTCGCCCAGCGCGCAGGACGCGTGGCACGACCAGACCCAGGTCGACCTCAACGTGCTGCGGCTCGACGTGGCGCGCCTGTTCCGCATGCTCAAGGCCACCAACCGCGTCTCGCACAACCTGCAGTACCCGGTCGTCGGAGGCGCGCTGGCCAAGACCCTGTGGTCGACCACCGCGCAGGAGCGGCTGCGCGCCATGCTCGCCGCGGGCGGGCAGTCGCTCGACATCGAGCTGCACTTCGGCCCGGGCGTCGACGAGGACCTGCTCTACCTGCCGTGGGAGTGCCTGCAGCTGCCCGCCGCGGACGGCGGGCCCGGCGTCTCGCTCGGCACGCACGAGCGCGCGACGCTCGTGCGCACGCTCGACACCGAGCCCGGCGACATCGCCCCGCCGCCGGCGGACTGCCGCATCAGCGTGTTCCGGTCGCCGGACGACGAGGGCGACCAGCAGCAGCGGGTGTCGCGCTCGACCGAGGCCGCGGCCACCGCCGCGCGCGTGCTCGGGCAGGTCGTCGCGACGCCGCTGGACGAGACGAGCACGGCGACGACGACCGCGCTGGCGGACGTGGTGCGCAGCGGACCGCACGTGCTGCACCTGGTGCTGCGGGCACGGGTGGACAACATGCGCGACGTCGTCGACCTGGACGACCGGCCGTGGTCGACCGCGGTGAGCTTCGACTCGCCCGAGCTCGCGGCGTTCGTGCGGGACCGCGCAGGGGCCGACGCGCCTCGGCTCGTCGTGCTCCAGCCCGTGCGCGTCGCGGAGTCCGAGCTGCCGGCCGACCTCACGGTCTTCGCGCAGGACCTCCTGGAGGCGGGTGTGAGCGCGGTGCTCGCGTTCCCGCTGCCCGTGGACCCGGAGGCGGGGCGCGCGTTCTTCACCGAGCTGTACGGGCAGCTCGCGCGGGGCACGTCCGTGCAGGTCGCGGTGCAGCACGGCCGGCGGCGGCTCGAGCAGGCCCGACGGCCCTGGTCGTTCCCGGTGCTGGTGACGGCCCGTCCGGGCCCGATCGTCCTGCGCCGCCCCGGCGAGGGCCGCGCCGATCGGGACGGTGGGCGATGA
- a CDS encoding CU044_2847 family protein, whose translation MTRIVSTELEPGAPRVMVEISRQDDREEDVSALSDVLSFDDLAESVARISRSMTDALRRARPDEAEVTFGVDVAVEAGRLTSLLVKGGATATFGVRLLWKASPRDGATPDVDPPPPEGDPPPPEGGGS comes from the coding sequence ATGACGCGGATCGTCAGCACCGAGCTGGAGCCGGGCGCGCCACGCGTCATGGTCGAGATCTCCCGGCAGGACGACCGTGAGGAGGACGTCTCCGCGCTGAGCGACGTCCTGTCGTTCGACGACCTCGCGGAGTCGGTCGCCCGGATCTCCCGGTCGATGACGGACGCGCTGCGGCGCGCCCGGCCCGACGAGGCCGAGGTGACGTTCGGCGTCGACGTCGCGGTCGAGGCCGGGCGGCTCACGTCGCTGCTCGTCAAGGGCGGCGCGACCGCGACGTTCGGCGTGCGGCTGCTGTGGAAGGCGTCCCCGCGCGACGGCGCGACGCCGGATGTCGACCCGCCCCCGCCGGAGGGCGACCCGCCCCCGCCGGAGGGAGGCGGGTCGTGA
- a CDS encoding SDR family oxidoreductase, whose translation MTQGTRGVALVTGAAGGIGSAVVGVLRARGYTVVGTDRTAHDDVRALDITDGDAVAAFVARLESEDGPVEVLVNAAGLLRTGPALDDDDDLVALVAVNVLGTATVTRAVVRRMVERGRGSVVTVASNAARVPRTGMAAYGASKAALTAWTKSLGLEVAEHGVRCNVVHPGTTRTRMLDGLGDTEQVVAAAINGTPEAYKVGIPLRRVAEPDDVAAAVAFLASDDARHLTMHELYVDGGASLR comes from the coding sequence ATGACGCAGGGGACGCGCGGGGTCGCGCTGGTGACGGGGGCCGCCGGGGGCATCGGGTCGGCGGTCGTGGGCGTGCTGCGGGCGCGCGGGTACACGGTCGTCGGGACCGACCGGACGGCGCACGACGACGTGCGCGCGCTCGACATCACGGACGGCGACGCCGTCGCGGCGTTCGTCGCACGGCTCGAGAGCGAGGACGGCCCGGTCGAGGTGCTCGTCAACGCCGCCGGCCTGCTGCGGACGGGTCCCGCGCTGGACGACGACGACGACCTCGTGGCGCTGGTCGCGGTGAACGTGCTCGGCACCGCGACGGTCACCCGCGCCGTGGTGCGGCGCATGGTCGAGCGCGGCCGCGGATCCGTGGTGACGGTCGCGTCCAACGCGGCGCGCGTGCCCCGCACGGGCATGGCCGCGTACGGCGCGTCGAAGGCGGCGCTCACGGCGTGGACCAAGTCGCTCGGGCTCGAGGTCGCCGAGCACGGTGTGCGGTGCAACGTCGTGCACCCGGGCACCACGCGCACGCGGATGCTCGACGGGCTCGGGGACACCGAGCAGGTCGTGGCGGCGGCGATCAACGGGACGCCGGAGGCCTACAAGGTGGGGATCCCGCTGCGCCGGGTCGCGGAGCCGGACGACGTCGCGGCCGCGGTGGCGTTCCTGGCGTCCGACGACGCGCGCCACCTCACGATGCACGAGCTCTACGTCGACGGGGGCGCGTCGCTGCGCTGA
- a CDS encoding 4'-phosphopantetheinyl transferase family protein, producing MLADLLPPGVEVTERHGPPVTVPLFADEERAVAQAVPARRAEYAAVRGCAREALSRLAVTTLAVPSAPNRAPVWPAGVVGSMTHCAGYRAAAVARADAWAGLGIDAEPRAPLPPEVAALVLDESERAPLAELDPALCADRVLFSAKESVYKLWSPITGAWLGFEDVRVHLEDDAFVVRLLKPGLGVDELRGRWAVGEDLLVTALALPR from the coding sequence GTGCTCGCCGACCTGCTGCCCCCGGGCGTCGAGGTCACCGAGCGGCACGGCCCGCCGGTGACCGTCCCGCTGTTCGCCGACGAGGAGCGCGCGGTCGCGCAGGCCGTGCCCGCTCGTCGGGCGGAGTACGCGGCCGTGCGCGGGTGCGCCCGCGAGGCGCTGAGCCGTCTGGCCGTCACGACGCTCGCGGTGCCGAGCGCGCCGAACCGTGCGCCGGTGTGGCCGGCGGGCGTCGTCGGGAGCATGACGCACTGCGCGGGCTACCGCGCCGCAGCGGTCGCGCGCGCCGACGCGTGGGCGGGGCTGGGCATCGACGCCGAGCCCCGCGCCCCGCTGCCGCCCGAGGTCGCGGCCCTCGTGCTCGACGAGTCCGAGCGCGCTCCGCTGGCCGAGCTCGACCCCGCGCTGTGCGCCGACCGCGTGCTGTTCAGCGCGAAGGAGTCGGTGTACAAGCTCTGGTCGCCCATCACGGGTGCGTGGCTCGGGTTCGAGGACGTGCGCGTGCACCTCGAGGACGACGCGTTCGTCGTCCGGCTGCTGAAGCCGGGGCTCGGGGTCGACGAGCTGCGCGGCCGCTGGGCCGTCGGCGAGGACCTGCTGGTCACCGCGCTCGCGCTCCCCCGCTGA
- a CDS encoding FadR/GntR family transcriptional regulator produces MTRRTGLIDSTVQELRARITSGEWPVGSRIPPEPQLVELLGVGRNTVREAVQSLVHAGLLERRQGSGTYVLSSSELAATMGRQIAEARQRDVVEVRRALEIEAARLAARRRTALDASTLLDRRDERAAAYVSGDLDAMVATDLALHTTIVRAAANPVLASLYENLIDAIGENIRFNFVTDYHGQTAHDALVEAIVAGDAAKAVAETTTYLSALLGES; encoded by the coding sequence ATGACGCGACGGACCGGTCTGATCGATTCGACCGTACAGGAGCTACGCGCGCGCATCACGAGCGGCGAGTGGCCCGTCGGCTCCCGGATCCCGCCCGAGCCGCAGCTCGTCGAGCTCCTCGGCGTCGGTCGCAACACGGTCCGCGAGGCCGTGCAGTCGCTCGTGCACGCCGGCCTGCTCGAGCGCCGCCAGGGCTCGGGCACGTACGTGCTCTCGTCGTCCGAGCTCGCCGCGACCATGGGCCGCCAGATCGCCGAGGCGCGCCAGCGCGACGTCGTCGAGGTCCGCCGCGCGCTCGAGATCGAGGCGGCGCGCCTGGCCGCACGCCGGCGCACCGCGCTCGACGCGAGCACGCTGCTCGACCGCCGCGACGAGCGCGCCGCCGCGTACGTGTCGGGCGACCTCGACGCGATGGTCGCGACCGACCTCGCGCTGCACACGACGATCGTGCGCGCCGCGGCGAACCCCGTGCTCGCGTCGCTGTACGAGAACCTCATCGACGCGATCGGCGAGAACATCCGGTTCAACTTCGTCACCGACTACCACGGGCAGACCGCGCACGACGCGCTCGTCGAGGCGATCGTCGCGGGCGACGCGGCCAAGGCCGTCGCGGAGACGACGACGTACCTCTCCGCCCTCCTCGGCGAGTCCTGA
- a CDS encoding MFS transporter: MTPDSLAPAPWRGRLVVLAGIVLVALNLRIAVAAVSPIVDVVREDVALSPAQVGVLGTVPLLSFAVFGALASPLGRRLGLEPTLVLALALSVAGEAARALSSTAPAFLAWSVLALAGMGMGNVLLPPLVKRYFPDRIGVVTASYAVMLSVSTAVPPLVALPFAQAAGWRWAVGAWAALGVVAAVPWLVVIVRSVAARAHLRELLRRAGTRSPAGSRVAPTGDRGDVRLVWRSPLAWAMALTFAVNSLGTYTVFAWLPQMLDDLGLGTEAGGRWLALFAILGLPASLVVPVLTARMRSPFPLVAGFVASWAVGYLGLLLAPTHGTVVWMVLLGLGTSTFPVLLALIGLRTATPGLAVVLSGMVQGVGYALAALGPVTIGLVHEATGGWDAPIVVLLGLLVVLLAAGWRACRPEVLGHVPRAAPTTDAGEKALRGSPTLER, from the coding sequence GTGACGCCCGATTCGCTCGCTCCCGCTCCGTGGCGTGGGCGGCTCGTGGTGCTCGCGGGCATCGTGCTGGTGGCGCTGAACCTGCGCATCGCGGTCGCGGCGGTCTCGCCGATCGTCGACGTGGTGCGCGAGGACGTCGCGCTGTCGCCCGCGCAGGTGGGCGTGCTGGGGACGGTGCCGCTGCTGTCCTTCGCGGTGTTCGGCGCCCTGGCCTCGCCGCTCGGGCGGCGTCTCGGACTCGAGCCGACGCTCGTGCTGGCGCTCGCTCTCTCGGTCGCGGGGGAGGCGGCGCGGGCGCTGTCGTCGACCGCTCCGGCGTTCCTGGCGTGGTCGGTGCTCGCGCTCGCGGGCATGGGCATGGGCAACGTGCTGCTGCCGCCGCTCGTCAAGCGGTACTTCCCGGACCGCATCGGCGTGGTCACGGCGTCGTACGCGGTGATGCTGTCGGTGAGCACCGCGGTGCCGCCGCTCGTGGCGCTGCCGTTCGCGCAGGCCGCGGGGTGGCGCTGGGCCGTGGGCGCGTGGGCGGCGCTCGGCGTGGTGGCGGCCGTGCCGTGGCTCGTCGTGATCGTCCGCTCGGTCGCGGCACGCGCGCACCTGCGCGAGCTGCTGCGCCGCGCGGGGACCCGGAGCCCCGCCGGCTCGCGCGTCGCTCCCACCGGGGACCGCGGCGACGTGCGACTGGTGTGGCGCTCGCCGCTGGCGTGGGCGATGGCCCTGACGTTCGCGGTCAACTCGCTCGGCACGTACACGGTGTTCGCGTGGCTGCCGCAGATGCTCGACGACCTCGGGCTCGGTACGGAGGCCGGCGGGCGGTGGCTCGCGCTGTTCGCGATCCTCGGGCTGCCCGCCTCGCTCGTGGTCCCCGTGCTGACGGCACGCATGCGCTCACCGTTCCCGCTCGTGGCCGGCTTCGTCGCGAGCTGGGCGGTCGGCTACCTCGGGCTGCTCCTCGCGCCCACGCACGGCACGGTCGTCTGGATGGTGCTGCTGGGACTGGGCACGAGCACGTTCCCCGTGCTGCTCGCCCTGATCGGGCTGCGCACCGCGACTCCGGGGCTGGCGGTGGTGCTGTCGGGCATGGTGCAGGGCGTGGGGTACGCGCTCGCGGCGCTCGGCCCGGTGACGATCGGCCTCGTGCACGAGGCGACCGGTGGCTGGGACGCCCCGATCGTGGTGCTGCTGGGCCTGCTCGTCGTGCTGCTCGCGGCAGGGTGGCGCGCGTGCCGTCCGGAGGTCCTGGGGCACGTCCCGCGCGCGGCGCCGACGACGGACGCCGGGGAAAAGGCGCTGCGCGGTTCCCCTACCCTGGAACGGTGA